One Pectobacterium colocasium DNA segment encodes these proteins:
- a CDS encoding GGDEF domain-containing protein, producing MSTIELFTPEYDILLAARNIANQQERPAEVYRDTLLALTDHYQRLVRESHRLISRSDRAEKELNRLNAQLNQLAVELEYKASHDPLTSVYNRGAIIERINHALERNQAALIVLDIDHFKLVNDTYGHPTGDAVICDLVSRVQHVLNTTSSIGRVGGEEFTILLEGHTLMQAVSLASRLHQDLNRMPLSVLPQQRVTASFGVSWAPQKTSFDALYGAADAALYQAKEKGRNRVEFQ from the coding sequence ATGAGCACAATTGAATTGTTTACACCGGAATACGACATTCTGCTCGCCGCGCGCAACATCGCTAACCAGCAGGAAAGACCTGCTGAAGTCTATCGCGACACGCTGCTGGCGTTAACCGACCATTACCAGCGGCTGGTACGAGAATCGCACCGCCTGATTTCACGCAGCGATCGGGCGGAGAAAGAGCTGAACCGTTTGAACGCCCAGCTCAATCAATTGGCGGTCGAACTGGAGTACAAAGCCAGCCACGATCCGCTGACCAGTGTGTATAACCGTGGTGCGATCATTGAACGCATCAACCACGCGCTGGAACGCAATCAGGCGGCGCTCATCGTGTTAGATATCGATCACTTCAAGCTGGTGAACGACACCTACGGTCACCCTACCGGCGATGCCGTAATCTGCGATCTGGTATCACGCGTGCAACACGTGCTGAATACGACGAGCAGCATTGGCCGCGTCGGCGGTGAAGAGTTCACCATCCTGCTGGAAGGGCATACGCTGATGCAGGCTGTCTCGCTCGCCAGCCGCCTTCATCAGGATCTCAACAGAATGCCGCTCAGCGTACTGCCGCAACAGCGCGTTACCGCCAGCTTCGGTGTCAGTTGGGCACCACAGAAAACCAGTTTCGATGCACTCTATGGCGCAGCGGATGCCGCACTCTATCAGGCCAAGGAAAAGGGAAGAAATAGAGTGGAATTTCAGTAA
- a CDS encoding DUF1987 domain-containing protein, translating into MKNITTISNLHISGTSCTPTVDFHFDTHRLYLSGESYPENAAAFYRPLLTEIQAYLHTLTTYAETMSPDEALPNIEIHVSLIYFNSSSTKMLFSLFNLLNQAAEQSLSIALYWYYDKDDDIAEEFGEELHIDFPALTFHSTILSENHEHN; encoded by the coding sequence ATGAAAAATATAACGACCATAAGCAACCTCCATATTTCGGGGACATCCTGTACCCCAACTGTTGATTTTCACTTTGACACACACCGTCTTTATCTTTCCGGCGAGTCTTATCCTGAGAATGCTGCGGCGTTTTACCGCCCGCTGCTTACGGAGATTCAGGCGTATCTGCACACGCTGACGACCTACGCGGAAACGATGTCGCCGGATGAGGCGCTACCGAACATCGAAATTCACGTCTCCCTGATTTATTTCAACAGCTCCAGCACTAAGATGCTGTTCAGTTTATTCAACCTGCTTAACCAGGCTGCTGAACAGTCGCTATCGATTGCCCTGTATTGGTATTACGACAAAGACGACGACATTGCGGAAGAATTTGGTGAAGAGCTTCACATTGACTTCCCTGCCCTGACCTTTCACAGCACGATTTTGAGTGAGAACCATGAGCACAATTGA
- a CDS encoding SiaB family protein kinase: protein MMPNIKYTEFFTPSHQHDITLYYVGYFSQNIISSLAETMRLQLEKKQLPAGIRRRLFSTFVEMVQNITRYSAAPLTALDQPVEVRHGSVCLGYENGKYFLLCANPVHPDDVETLRGRLEPLRGMTLDEIRLAYKASLRDETPSSSKGADMGLLTVARDASEPLQFTFRADASTGLSTFYLKAII, encoded by the coding sequence CACGCCCTCGCACCAGCATGATATCACGCTGTATTACGTGGGCTATTTTTCACAAAACATCATCAGTTCACTGGCTGAAACCATGCGGCTACAGCTGGAGAAAAAACAGCTTCCTGCCGGTATCCGTCGCAGACTGTTCTCTACCTTCGTCGAAATGGTGCAGAACATTACTCGCTATTCCGCCGCCCCGCTAACGGCGCTCGATCAGCCCGTCGAGGTCCGTCATGGTTCCGTCTGTCTGGGTTACGAAAATGGGAAATACTTCCTGCTGTGCGCCAACCCGGTACACCCCGACGATGTCGAGACGCTGCGGGGACGTCTTGAACCGCTGCGCGGTATGACACTTGATGAAATCCGCCTCGCCTATAAGGCCTCTCTGCGCGATGAAACCCCGTCATCAAGCAAAGGCGCGGATATGGGGCTGTTGACCGTCGCGCGTGATGCCAGTGAGCCACTCCAGTTTACGTTTCGGGCCGACGCATCAACGGGGCTATCTACGTTTTATCTGAAGGCAATCATTTGA